Proteins encoded together in one Algiphilus sp. window:
- the pstB gene encoding phosphate ABC transporter ATP-binding protein PstB, with the protein MQQPPPTHAIDPNEQGADERRSLADEEVCIQVQDLDLFYGDKQALNKINIDIPKGRVTAFIGPSGCGKSTLLRCFNRMNDLVDTCRVDGRIRIDGGDIYDAKIDVAELRRRVGMVFQKPNPFPKSIFENVAYGLRLQGVRDKRVLSEAVERALRGAALWDEVKDRLDDNAFGMSGGQQQRLVIARAIAIEPEVLLLDEPCSALDPISTAKVEELITELKAQYTIVIVTHNMQQAARVSDYTAYLYLGELVEFDDTRHIFTNPGQKATEDYITGRFG; encoded by the coding sequence ATGCAGCAGCCGCCCCCCACCCACGCCATCGATCCGAACGAGCAGGGCGCCGATGAGCGCCGTTCGCTCGCGGACGAGGAAGTCTGCATCCAGGTGCAGGATCTCGACCTGTTCTACGGCGACAAGCAGGCGCTCAACAAGATCAACATCGATATCCCGAAGGGTCGGGTGACCGCCTTCATCGGGCCTTCCGGGTGCGGCAAGTCGACGCTGCTGCGCTGCTTCAACCGCATGAACGATCTGGTCGATACCTGCCGCGTGGACGGCAGGATCCGCATCGACGGCGGCGACATCTATGATGCGAAGATCGACGTCGCGGAGCTGCGGCGGCGGGTCGGTATGGTGTTCCAGAAGCCCAATCCGTTTCCCAAGTCGATCTTCGAGAATGTTGCCTACGGCCTGCGACTGCAGGGCGTGCGCGACAAGCGCGTGCTCAGCGAGGCGGTCGAGCGCGCGCTGCGCGGTGCCGCGCTCTGGGACGAGGTCAAGGATCGGCTCGATGACAACGCCTTCGGCATGTCCGGAGGACAGCAACAGCGTCTCGTGATCGCGCGGGCAATCGCCATCGAACCGGAAGTGCTGCTGCTCGACGAGCCGTGCTCGGCGCTGGACCCGATCTCCACCGCCAAGGTCGAGGAGCTCATCACCGAGCTGAAGGCGCAGTACACCATCGTCATCGTGACCCACAACATGCAGCAGGCGGCGCGCGTCTCGGATTACACCGCGTACCTCTACCTCGGCGAGTTGGTCGAGTTCGACGATACCCGGCACATCTTCACCAACCCGGGTCAGAAGGCGACCGAGGACTACATCACCGGACGCTTCGGGTGA
- the phoU gene encoding phosphate signaling complex protein PhoU: MIDKSSLGKHISHQFNEEIEDLRERVLTMGGIVEQVLDEAIQALASGRAQSFSEVKAEDRKVNSLEVFIDEAIAELIARRQPTASDLRLVLSVSRVIVDLERIGDESKKVYRMATRLTDARGKQVDAFAEAENLGLHVQKMLRGALDSFARLDAESALQTAREDDKVDREHEEIIRLSMTYMMEDVRNIKRAVDLMWAVRALERIGDHARNIAEHTIYMVTGTDVRYVDLEEVEEIIRKAR, from the coding sequence ATGATCGACAAGTCCTCCCTGGGCAAGCACATTTCCCATCAGTTCAACGAGGAGATCGAGGATCTTCGCGAACGCGTGCTGACCATGGGCGGCATCGTCGAGCAGGTGCTGGACGAGGCGATCCAGGCACTGGCCAGCGGACGCGCGCAGTCGTTTTCCGAGGTCAAGGCCGAGGATCGCAAGGTCAACAGCCTCGAGGTATTCATCGACGAGGCGATCGCGGAGTTGATCGCGCGCCGGCAGCCGACCGCCAGCGACCTGCGGCTGGTGCTGTCGGTATCCCGCGTGATCGTCGATCTCGAGCGCATCGGCGACGAATCGAAGAAGGTGTACCGGATGGCCACGCGCCTCACCGACGCGCGCGGCAAGCAGGTCGATGCCTTCGCCGAGGCCGAGAACCTCGGCCTGCACGTCCAGAAGATGCTCCGTGGCGCCCTGGACAGCTTCGCGCGCCTGGATGCGGAATCGGCCCTGCAGACGGCCCGCGAGGACGACAAGGTCGACCGCGAGCACGAAGAGATCATCCGGTTGAGCATGACCTACATGATGGAGGACGTGCGCAACATCAAGCGGGCCGTCGATCTGATGTGGGCGGTCCGCGCCCTCGAGCGCATCGGCGACCACGCGCGCAACATCGCCGAGCACACCATCTACATGGTCACCGGCACCGATGTGCGCTACGTCGACCTCGAAGAGGTCGAGGAGATCATCCGCAAGGCACGCTAG
- the mrcB gene encoding penicillin-binding protein 1B, protein MRSALRISLLLLLALGIAAGSLYVLHLDREIRERFAGVRWAVPSKVFAAPMELYPGLDIGPDALADELDRLGYRKVGEARNPGTYARSGSSVQLVSRPFRYWDGEVPSRRLFIRFGGGGIREIVEPGVNSSHALVRIDPLAIGSIHAARAEDRLLLKRDEVPELLARGVILVEDRHFYKHHGVSIRGIGRALVANIRAGRVVQGGSTITQQLVRNFFLTLDQNLQRKIKEAVMALLLELHYDKEAILEAYINEIFLGQDGSRAVHGFGLASVFYFNKPVAELNAAETALLVSLAKGASYYNPRRHPERARERRDLVLGIFADNGLIDEATHEAAVASPLGVASGDGVGAVRYPAFIELVRRQLQADYREEDLQSEGLRVFTTLVPRAQAGLERSIGGGLDEIERGRGMEADTLEAAGIVARTESGEIIALAGGRDGRYRGFNRALDARRPIGSLAKPFVYHTALSAPERFNLLSMLEDEPLRIEMPNGSIWEPRNYDADAVHGDVRLYEALAKSYNLATARLGLAVTPEAVADTMRRAGLEEAPAALPSLALGAVDLSPLQVAQMYATLASGGYRYPLTAIREVTDAEGAPLTRYGLRVERGLDEGPTFLTNWALERVTLFGTGQGVYRRLDPGTRIAGKTGTTDGFRDAWFAGFGSDRVGVIWVGRDDNKPTGLTGASGALPLWSATMERIGLRSYEPYVPESVAEVQVDRESGMLAGEGCTQVIVVPYIAEFAPGDKAPCADEGDAGGIRGWFERLWQ, encoded by the coding sequence TTGCGTTCCGCGCTGCGAATCTCGCTGTTGCTGCTGCTTGCCCTCGGCATTGCAGCGGGTAGCCTCTATGTCCTCCATCTCGATCGGGAGATCCGCGAGCGCTTCGCGGGCGTGCGCTGGGCGGTCCCGTCCAAGGTGTTCGCCGCTCCGATGGAGCTCTACCCCGGTCTCGATATCGGCCCGGATGCGCTTGCCGACGAACTCGATCGCCTTGGTTACCGGAAAGTGGGCGAAGCGCGCAACCCCGGCACGTACGCGCGATCGGGGAGCAGCGTTCAGCTGGTCAGCCGACCGTTTCGCTACTGGGATGGCGAGGTGCCGTCCCGCCGCCTCTTCATCCGCTTCGGCGGCGGGGGCATCCGCGAGATCGTGGAGCCCGGTGTCAACAGCAGCCATGCGCTGGTGCGCATCGACCCGCTCGCGATCGGAAGCATCCATGCCGCTCGGGCCGAGGATCGGCTGTTGCTCAAGCGCGACGAGGTGCCCGAGCTGCTGGCACGGGGCGTGATCCTGGTCGAGGACCGGCACTTCTACAAGCACCACGGCGTGTCGATCCGCGGCATCGGCCGTGCACTGGTCGCGAACATCCGCGCCGGACGCGTCGTCCAGGGCGGCAGCACGATCACCCAGCAGCTGGTGCGCAACTTCTTCCTCACGCTCGACCAGAACCTCCAGCGCAAGATCAAGGAAGCGGTCATGGCGCTGCTGCTGGAGCTGCACTACGACAAGGAGGCCATTCTCGAGGCCTACATCAACGAGATATTCCTGGGGCAGGACGGCAGCCGGGCCGTGCACGGATTCGGACTGGCGTCGGTGTTCTATTTCAACAAGCCGGTGGCCGAGCTCAACGCCGCCGAGACCGCGCTGCTGGTATCGCTCGCGAAGGGCGCCTCCTACTACAACCCGCGCCGCCATCCCGAGCGCGCGCGCGAAAGACGCGACCTCGTGCTGGGCATCTTCGCCGACAACGGTCTGATCGACGAGGCGACTCACGAGGCGGCCGTCGCATCGCCGCTCGGGGTGGCGTCGGGTGACGGCGTCGGCGCCGTGCGCTATCCGGCGTTCATCGAGCTCGTGCGGCGCCAGCTGCAGGCGGACTATCGCGAGGAGGACCTGCAGAGCGAGGGGTTGCGCGTCTTCACCACCCTGGTGCCCAGGGCGCAGGCCGGCCTCGAGCGCAGCATCGGCGGGGGCCTCGACGAAATCGAACGCGGCCGCGGCATGGAAGCCGACACGCTGGAAGCCGCCGGGATCGTTGCGCGCACGGAAAGCGGTGAGATCATCGCGCTCGCCGGTGGCCGGGATGGTCGCTACCGTGGCTTCAACCGGGCCCTCGATGCGCGCCGGCCGATCGGATCGCTCGCCAAGCCGTTCGTGTACCACACTGCACTGTCGGCACCGGAGCGCTTCAACCTGCTGAGCATGCTGGAGGACGAGCCGCTGCGCATCGAGATGCCCAACGGGTCGATCTGGGAGCCACGGAACTACGATGCCGACGCCGTGCACGGCGATGTGCGTCTGTACGAAGCACTCGCGAAATCGTACAACCTGGCCACCGCGCGGCTCGGGCTTGCAGTGACGCCGGAGGCGGTCGCCGACACCATGCGCCGGGCGGGCCTGGAAGAGGCGCCGGCTGCTCTGCCTTCGCTGGCGCTCGGAGCCGTCGACCTGTCACCGCTGCAGGTCGCCCAGATGTACGCGACGCTCGCCAGCGGCGGCTACCGCTACCCGCTCACCGCCATTCGCGAGGTTACCGATGCCGAGGGTGCGCCACTGACCCGCTACGGCCTGCGCGTGGAGCGCGGGCTCGACGAGGGACCGACCTTCCTCACCAACTGGGCACTGGAACGCGTGACGCTCTTCGGAACCGGGCAGGGCGTCTACCGGCGTCTCGACCCCGGCACGCGCATCGCGGGCAAGACGGGCACCACCGACGGCTTCCGCGATGCCTGGTTCGCCGGCTTCGGCAGCGACCGCGTCGGCGTGATCTGGGTCGGGCGTGACGACAACAAGCCGACGGGGCTGACCGGAGCATCGGGCGCGCTGCCGCTCTGGTCCGCTACCATGGAACGCATCGGCTTGCGCAGCTACGAGCCCTACGTCCCCGAGTCGGTCGCCGAGGTGCAGGTCGACCGCGAGAGCGGAATGCTGGCGGGCGAGGGCTGCACGCAGGTGATCGTGGTGCCCTACATCGCTGAATTCGCCCCCGGGGACAAGGCGCCATGCGCCGACGAGGGCGACGCCGGAGGAATACGCGGATGGTTCGAACGCCTGTGGCAATGA
- a CDS encoding tetratricopeptide repeat protein: MTRCLVLAGVMLIASGCAPFADPQDRPRDPAGTATAGQGPEVDDSGATEAPAPPDDGIETAAYTPPEPEPLERRYPRSAGEVSGPAVSSLYRQAQSEADAGRHASAIAVLERALRIEPRNAFVWSRLAEAQLAAGDAGQAENTALRANSFARGNPYLEARNWRVIADARRSAGDQAGARAAVDRVEQARLRQSGG; the protein is encoded by the coding sequence ATGACACGCTGTCTCGTGCTCGCGGGCGTGATGCTGATCGCGAGCGGATGCGCGCCCTTTGCCGATCCACAGGACCGGCCGCGCGATCCCGCCGGCACCGCGACCGCCGGCCAGGGCCCGGAGGTGGACGATTCCGGAGCGACCGAAGCCCCGGCACCGCCCGATGACGGCATCGAGACCGCGGCCTATACGCCGCCGGAGCCGGAGCCGCTTGAGCGGCGCTATCCGCGCAGCGCCGGCGAGGTCAGCGGGCCGGCCGTGTCCAGTCTCTATCGGCAGGCGCAATCCGAGGCCGATGCCGGCAGACACGCATCGGCCATCGCCGTCCTGGAGCGCGCGCTGCGTATCGAGCCCCGCAACGCCTTCGTGTGGAGTCGACTGGCCGAGGCGCAGCTCGCCGCAGGCGATGCCGGTCAGGCCGAGAACACGGCGCTGCGCGCCAACAGCTTCGCGCGCGGCAATCCCTACCTGGAAGCGCGCAACTGGCGTGTCATTGCCGATGCGCGGCGCAGCGCAGGCGATCAGGCGGGCGCGCGCGCCGCGGTCGACCGCGTCGAGCAGGCTCGGCTGCGACAGTCCGGTGGGTGA
- a CDS encoding ATP-dependent DNA helicase, with the protein MGEGTPAGMGLAAEAESFLGQNGPLAGAFPDFRERPVQIRMSGQVADAVTTGGTLLLEAGTGTGKTLAYLLPLLLSGKRAVVSTGTKNLQDQLYRRDLPRLLECFDQPVRTALLKGRANYLCRYRLKRAAEQPGADAERILSLRQFMEASESGELADYGRLADDDPLRPRVTSTSDNCLGGRCPDFDDCFVFAARRRALDADLVVVNHHLLFADFAIREAGYSEILPGAEAVVIDEAHQLPELAANAFGARLSTRQIADWLRETRSWAGRAHPDMMSSLQPVAAIAGALESHLAEVEGRLPWAAFTARAGVADTLSDLAERLREAAGALASGRTDEEGDRLRERALEHSGLLTRLLEGGAEDEAGDDGEDDALIRWAEGTRNGGVLCASPADVSSAYARATAGHPGAWIYVSATLSVSGSFALFRRQLGISEAAHEAVLPPVFDYARQTRLWMPEGLPSPGNEAHTAALVKALLPVLEASGGGAFLLMTTHRAVREAARLLREDGRFRLFVQNEDDRARLLDDFAHAERAVLIGAASFWEGVDVPGAALRIVVIDKLPFAPPDDPIVQARRAGIERAGGSAFMDYQLPHAILALRQGVGRLIRSERDRGLLVLGDPRVHSARYGSRVLAALPAIPVLDDAAATADYARTLQPESGA; encoded by the coding sequence GTGGGTGAAGGCACCCCCGCCGGCATGGGTCTGGCGGCGGAGGCCGAGTCGTTCCTCGGGCAGAACGGTCCGCTGGCAGGCGCCTTTCCGGATTTCCGGGAACGCCCGGTCCAGATCCGCATGAGTGGGCAGGTTGCCGATGCCGTGACGACCGGCGGTACCCTGCTGCTGGAGGCCGGCACCGGGACCGGCAAGACACTGGCCTATCTGCTGCCCCTGCTGCTGTCGGGCAAGCGTGCCGTGGTCAGCACCGGAACCAAGAATCTCCAGGATCAGTTGTACCGGCGGGACCTGCCGCGCCTGCTGGAATGCTTCGACCAGCCGGTGCGGACCGCGCTGCTGAAGGGGCGTGCCAACTACCTCTGCCGCTACCGCCTCAAGCGGGCCGCCGAGCAGCCGGGCGCGGACGCAGAGCGCATCCTCTCGCTCCGCCAGTTCATGGAAGCCTCCGAGAGCGGCGAGCTCGCGGACTATGGCCGGCTGGCCGACGATGACCCCCTCCGGCCGCGGGTGACGTCCACCAGCGACAACTGTCTGGGCGGGCGCTGCCCCGATTTCGACGACTGCTTCGTGTTCGCCGCGCGCCGGCGGGCGCTGGATGCCGATCTGGTGGTGGTCAATCACCATCTCCTGTTCGCGGACTTCGCCATTCGCGAGGCCGGATACAGCGAGATCCTCCCGGGCGCCGAGGCCGTGGTGATCGACGAGGCGCACCAGCTCCCCGAGCTGGCCGCGAATGCCTTCGGGGCGCGCCTGTCGACGCGGCAGATCGCCGACTGGCTGCGCGAGACGCGCAGCTGGGCGGGGCGGGCGCACCCCGACATGATGTCATCCCTGCAGCCGGTGGCGGCCATCGCCGGCGCGCTCGAATCCCATCTCGCCGAGGTCGAGGGACGGCTGCCCTGGGCCGCGTTCACCGCGCGCGCCGGCGTGGCGGACACGCTGTCCGATCTCGCCGAGCGACTCCGCGAAGCGGCCGGCGCGCTTGCTTCCGGACGGACCGACGAGGAAGGCGACCGGCTGCGCGAGCGCGCGCTGGAGCACTCGGGCCTGCTGACCCGCCTGCTGGAGGGCGGTGCGGAGGACGAAGCGGGCGACGACGGCGAGGACGACGCACTCATCCGCTGGGCGGAGGGCACGCGCAACGGCGGCGTGCTCTGTGCCAGCCCGGCCGATGTCAGCAGCGCCTACGCCCGTGCCACGGCGGGACATCCGGGCGCATGGATCTACGTCTCCGCGACCCTCTCGGTATCCGGCAGCTTCGCACTCTTCCGGCGCCAGCTCGGCATTTCCGAAGCGGCGCACGAGGCCGTGCTGCCACCGGTATTCGACTACGCCCGTCAGACCCGCCTGTGGATGCCGGAGGGGCTGCCTTCACCGGGCAACGAGGCGCATACCGCTGCCCTGGTGAAGGCGCTGCTGCCGGTTCTCGAGGCGAGCGGCGGTGGCGCCTTCCTGCTCATGACCACGCATCGCGCCGTGCGCGAAGCGGCCCGCCTGCTGCGCGAGGACGGTCGCTTCCGCCTGTTCGTGCAGAACGAGGACGACCGGGCCCGGTTGCTCGACGATTTCGCGCATGCCGAGCGCGCGGTACTGATCGGTGCGGCCAGCTTCTGGGAAGGGGTCGACGTGCCGGGCGCCGCGCTCCGCATCGTGGTGATCGACAAGCTCCCGTTCGCGCCCCCGGACGATCCCATCGTGCAGGCGCGCCGCGCGGGGATCGAGCGCGCCGGCGGCAGTGCCTTCATGGACTACCAGCTGCCGCACGCCATCCTGGCGCTCCGCCAGGGCGTGGGCCGGCTCATCCGCAGCGAGCGCGACCGCGGGCTTCTGGTACTGGGCGACCCGCGCGTGCACAGCGCGCGCTACGGCAGTCGCGTGCTGGCGGCGCTTCCCGCCATCCCGGTGCTGGATGATGCCGCTGCCACCGCCGACTATGCGCGGACGCTACAGCCGGAGTCGGGCGCATGA
- the tsaB gene encoding tRNA (adenosine(37)-N6)-threonylcarbamoyltransferase complex dimerization subunit type 1 TsaB — MKLLAVDSATAQLAVGVCDGTGEWRRDLLDHTAHAGRLPAVVHEVLTEAGIAARDLDGLIAGIGPGSFAGLRTGLGFLQAMAWALRIPIVTVGSLECMAATLLGHAGTKLAVPVLDARMGAVYLGGYRGAEDAPECVAAPEELAADEVSARIAGIRDVPERGIALGGNGLLLDGADALRDRAWAGFTPGLFPTAAILLAIGRRRFASGAAVDVDALRPLYVRDRVALTAAERAAGATLGIGAART, encoded by the coding sequence ATGAAGCTCCTGGCGGTGGACAGCGCCACAGCACAGCTCGCGGTGGGCGTATGCGACGGGACCGGCGAGTGGCGGCGCGACCTGCTCGACCACACGGCTCATGCCGGTCGACTGCCCGCGGTGGTGCACGAAGTGCTCACCGAGGCCGGCATCGCGGCGCGGGATCTCGACGGCCTGATCGCCGGTATCGGGCCGGGCAGCTTCGCCGGCCTGCGCACCGGCCTCGGCTTCCTGCAGGCGATGGCATGGGCGCTCCGTATCCCGATTGTCACGGTGGGCAGCCTGGAATGCATGGCCGCGACATTGCTCGGGCACGCGGGCACCAAGCTCGCTGTCCCGGTGCTGGATGCACGCATGGGGGCGGTCTATCTGGGGGGCTATCGCGGTGCTGAGGATGCGCCCGAGTGCGTCGCGGCTCCCGAGGAACTGGCCGCGGACGAGGTCTCCGCCCGTATTGCCGGGATCAGGGACGTACCGGAGCGCGGGATCGCGCTCGGCGGCAACGGCCTGTTGCTCGACGGTGCGGACGCGCTGCGCGACCGTGCCTGGGCCGGCTTCACGCCGGGACTCTTTCCGACTGCCGCGATACTGCTCGCGATCGGGCGTCGACGATTCGCCTCGGGCGCGGCGGTCGACGTCGACGCCCTGCGTCCGTTGTACGTCCGGGATCGCGTCGCCCTGACCGCTGCCGAGCGCGCCGCGGGTGCGACGCTGGGTATCGGGGCCGCCCGCACCTGA
- a CDS encoding histidine phosphatase family protein: MSLSLYLVRHAKSAWDDPELEDFERPLNARGRRDAPRMAQFAADLCGDRPPVLLSSPAVRAVTTARRFAEAMRIDPRRMHLDARLYEATAGDWLQIVREQPADAESLMAFGHNPGISEFAGWLCDALRGYEFSTAELVALRLDAPSWAALTPGCGRCERRQKPKALPEA; encoded by the coding sequence ATGAGCCTCTCTCTCTACCTGGTACGTCATGCCAAGAGCGCCTGGGACGACCCCGAGCTCGAGGATTTCGAGCGACCGCTCAATGCCAGGGGACGGCGGGATGCGCCGCGAATGGCGCAGTTCGCGGCCGACCTGTGCGGCGATCGCCCGCCGGTACTGTTGAGCTCGCCCGCGGTACGCGCGGTGACGACCGCGCGCCGTTTCGCCGAGGCCATGCGCATCGACCCACGCCGCATGCATCTCGACGCGCGACTCTACGAGGCAACCGCCGGGGACTGGCTGCAGATCGTCCGGGAGCAGCCGGCCGATGCCGAGTCACTCATGGCGTTCGGGCACAACCCTGGCATATCCGAATTCGCGGGCTGGCTCTGCGACGCGCTCCGCGGCTACGAGTTCTCTACTGCCGAGCTGGTGGCCCTGCGCCTCGATGCGCCGTCCTGGGCCGCGCTGACGCCGGGATGCGGCCGCTGCGAACGCCGCCAGAAGCCGAAGGCGCTTCCCGAGGCCTGA
- a CDS encoding class I SAM-dependent methyltransferase, with translation MDQQSPADAARDLVRRVAAGRRQLLARAVGLHRSTNLHICDATAGLGRDAALMAALGARVDCFERHADVHAWLERFLTALPGDTRARIRLRHGDARELLGSGQWDVVYLDPMYTPSGKAALPRAHAQSLRAAVGSDHDADALLAPARAAARRRVVVKRAPRAPPLAGNSPMERMRGNSVRFDLYPPATAHDRIA, from the coding sequence ATGGATCAGCAGTCTCCGGCCGATGCCGCGCGGGATCTGGTCCGGCGCGTGGCGGCCGGTCGCCGCCAGTTGCTGGCGCGCGCCGTCGGGCTGCATCGGAGCACGAACCTGCACATCTGCGATGCCACTGCCGGGCTCGGCCGGGATGCCGCATTGATGGCGGCGCTCGGTGCCCGCGTCGACTGCTTCGAGCGGCACGCCGACGTGCATGCCTGGCTGGAGCGCTTTCTCACGGCACTGCCCGGGGACACGCGCGCGCGCATCCGCTTGCGGCACGGCGACGCCCGCGAGCTGCTCGGCAGCGGGCAGTGGGACGTCGTCTACCTCGACCCGATGTACACGCCGAGCGGCAAGGCGGCGCTCCCGCGGGCCCACGCGCAATCCCTGCGCGCCGCCGTCGGCAGCGACCACGATGCGGATGCGCTGCTCGCTCCGGCGCGGGCGGCAGCACGCCGGCGCGTGGTCGTCAAGCGCGCGCCGCGGGCGCCCCCGCTTGCCGGCAACAGCCCGATGGAGCGCATGCGCGGCAACAGCGTGCGCTTCGACCTCTACCCGCCCGCAACCGCACACGACAGGATCGCATGA
- a CDS encoding pilin assembly protein: MKIRELLDAWRDDASDPLTEEQFCVRLPVYDAARLAALSEIFPGRSAEQLLTDLLSASLDELEGNFPYRRGDRVVEHDELGDPIYEDVGLGPRFHELTRKHAARLKASAREDGSDSA; this comes from the coding sequence ATGAAGATCAGGGAACTGCTCGACGCCTGGCGGGACGACGCGAGCGATCCGCTCACGGAGGAGCAATTCTGCGTTCGGCTCCCGGTGTACGATGCTGCCCGCCTGGCAGCGCTGTCGGAGATCTTCCCGGGGCGCTCCGCCGAGCAGCTGCTCACCGATCTGCTGTCGGCCTCGCTCGACGAGCTCGAAGGCAATTTCCCCTATCGCCGCGGCGATCGCGTGGTCGAGCACGACGAACTCGGCGATCCGATCTACGAGGACGTCGGACTCGGTCCGCGTTTCCATGAGCTGACCCGCAAGCACGCCGCGCGACTCAAGGCATCGGCGCGCGAGGACGGCTCCGACAGCGCGTGA
- a CDS encoding CoA pyrophosphatase — translation MSAVVEESLRGALGPAPLALPPDGDRPLVDLELPLGLGRLVTRKRLAGFKRAAVLVPLLRRDDGFRVLLTRRADHLRAHRGQVSFPGGRFEPDDGHLITTALRETEEEIALPRDRIEVIGSLDDYPTLTRYLITPVVGVVADPPELRADRNEVADIFEIPLDHLLDPASFRRRIGEKDGMRVPFYEIDYGAHRVWGATAGMLWNMHNKLRA, via the coding sequence GTGAGCGCGGTCGTCGAGGAATCGCTGCGCGGAGCGCTCGGCCCCGCGCCGCTGGCGCTGCCGCCGGACGGTGATCGTCCGCTGGTGGATCTCGAGCTGCCGCTCGGCCTGGGTCGTCTGGTCACGCGCAAGCGTCTCGCCGGATTCAAGCGCGCCGCCGTGCTCGTCCCGCTGCTGCGGCGCGACGACGGCTTCCGCGTGCTGCTGACGCGTCGTGCCGACCACCTCCGCGCCCATCGCGGGCAGGTGAGCTTCCCGGGCGGGCGCTTCGAGCCCGACGACGGCCACTTGATCACCACCGCGCTGCGCGAGACCGAGGAGGAGATCGCGCTGCCGCGCGACCGCATCGAGGTCATCGGATCGCTCGACGACTATCCGACCCTGACCCGCTACCTGATCACGCCGGTGGTCGGCGTGGTCGCGGATCCGCCGGAGCTGCGCGCGGACCGGAACGAGGTCGCCGACATCTTCGAGATTCCGCTGGACCATCTGCTCGATCCGGCCAGCTTCCGGCGTCGCATCGGCGAGAAGGACGGGATGCGGGTGCCGTTCTACGAGATCGACTACGGCGCCCACCGCGTTTGGGGCGCCACCGCGGGCATGCTGTGGAACATGCACAACAAGCTGCGCGCATGA
- a CDS encoding MazG nucleotide pyrophosphohydrolase domain-containing protein, translated as MMKTLWDRACRLQAAAAEEGFDWPDSDGVFAKLREEVAELAAEAVADDAGADGRRVHELGDILFVLAHLSRRFGIDAEAALRLATERFETRFAAVMADADSLPPRGDPARLDAMEARWQDAKRRE; from the coding sequence ATGATGAAGACGCTCTGGGACCGGGCCTGCCGCCTGCAGGCAGCGGCAGCGGAAGAGGGCTTTGACTGGCCGGACAGCGACGGTGTCTTCGCCAAGCTGCGCGAGGAGGTCGCGGAGCTGGCGGCGGAAGCTGTCGCCGACGATGCCGGCGCCGACGGCAGGCGCGTGCACGAGCTGGGCGACATCCTGTTCGTGCTGGCTCACCTGTCGCGTCGGTTCGGGATCGATGCCGAGGCCGCATTGCGCCTGGCGACGGAGCGTTTCGAGACACGCTTCGCGGCCGTGATGGCCGATGCCGACAGTCTGCCGCCGCGCGGTGATCCGGCTCGCCTCGACGCGATGGAGGCGCGCTGGCAGGATGCCAAGCGGCGCGAGTGA
- a CDS encoding ParA family protein has product MKRAVFNQKGGVGKTTIVCNLAAVAAARGMRTLVIDLDMQANATRYLLGDEPPATGIADFFAGTLNFSLSSTPFDAYITPSPFERLDVVAASSELEHLQNKLEAKQKVQKLRQALSRLRGYDQIFIDTPPALNFYSRSALIAADEVLIPFDCDDFARQALYALLENIAELREDHNEDLAIGGVVVNQFQARARLPQRMVEALKSESLPVLEPLLASSVVVRESHEAATPLPWYAPRHRMTTAFEELFTGLARRRR; this is encoded by the coding sequence ATGAAACGCGCGGTATTCAATCAGAAAGGCGGGGTCGGCAAGACCACCATCGTGTGCAACCTCGCGGCCGTGGCCGCGGCGCGCGGCATGCGGACGCTGGTCATCGATCTCGACATGCAGGCCAATGCCACGCGCTACCTGCTCGGTGACGAGCCGCCCGCCACCGGAATCGCCGACTTCTTCGCCGGCACGCTCAACTTCTCGCTGAGCAGCACGCCCTTCGACGCCTACATCACCCCGTCGCCCTTCGAGCGGCTCGACGTGGTGGCGGCGAGCAGCGAGCTGGAGCACCTGCAGAACAAGCTCGAGGCCAAGCAGAAGGTCCAGAAGCTCCGTCAGGCGCTGTCACGCCTGCGCGGCTACGACCAGATATTCATCGACACCCCGCCCGCGCTCAACTTCTACAGCCGGTCCGCGCTGATCGCCGCCGACGAGGTCCTGATCCCGTTCGATTGCGATGATTTCGCGCGCCAGGCCCTCTACGCGCTGCTCGAGAACATCGCCGAACTCCGCGAGGATCACAACGAGGACCTGGCCATCGGTGGCGTGGTGGTCAACCAGTTCCAGGCTCGGGCGCGCCTGCCGCAGCGCATGGTCGAGGCACTGAAGAGCGAATCCCTGCCGGTGCTCGAGCCGCTGCTGGCGAGCTCGGTCGTGGTGCGGGAGTCGCACGAAGCGGCCACCCCCCTGCCCTGGTACGCGCCGCGCCATCGCATGACCACGGCATTCGAGGAGCTCTTCACCGGACTCGCGCGCCGGCGCCGATAG